The proteins below are encoded in one region of Salvelinus namaycush isolate Seneca chromosome 39, SaNama_1.0, whole genome shotgun sequence:
- the LOC120032425 gene encoding uncharacterized protein LOC120032425 isoform X3: protein METTVFCDMEFLEKTQGDSIEFYCIAEFNASKPIGFYLKRKWLQPNREVLFMFTEQNPVFHPDVKERIHATGDPSTHRVNVTLSQLKGTDTDIYYCEFVFPDASSLDQKIPSKMELFLYVVDADAPDSKMDVGLIETCAGGSAVLPCLAPYGSPSAMEGVCLKRRWGRAPVEVLFHSKRPFSSASFPLEERLHLGTGLGGLAYNLTLLKMQPDESAFYSCELLLPGRPDNSARLGRHVYFVSVQDVTCSCAGYAPLLYALSAAVGLLLIFLMALGVAHYGKTRGDRVKPQPHQVSIYEEMVGVRPPNRNGKVSPSYHPRPPFHLEEKDASAYDTPPLRSRQENHYERPEGVPLVSETVGEM, encoded by the exons atggaaaccacag TGTTCTGTGATATGGAATTCCTGGAGAAAACGCAGGGTGACTCTATAGAGTTCTACTGTATCGCTGAGTTCAATGCCTCCAAGCCCATTGGGTTCTACCTGAAACGCAAGTGGCTGCAGCCCAACAGAGAGGTCCTGTTCATGTTTACTGAACAAAACCCTGTGTTTCACCCTGACGTCAAAGAGCGTATCCATGCCACGGGAGACCCGAGTACTCACCGGGTCAACGTGACCCTCAGCCAGCTGAAGGGAACAGACACAGACATCTACTACTGTGAGTTTGTCTTCCCCGATGCCTCCAGCTTAGATCAAAAGATTCCAAGCAAGATGGAGTTATTTCTGTACGTCGTCGATGCTG ATGCCCCAGACAGCAAGATGGATGTAGGCCTAATAGAGACGTGCGCCGGGGGGTCAGCTGTCCTCCCCTGCCTCGCCCCCTACGGTTCCCCCTCGGCCATGGAAGGGGTATGCCTGAAAAGGCGGTGGGGCCGGGCTCCAGTGGAGGTGCTGTTCCACTCAAAGCGCCCCTTTTCCTCCGCATCGTTCCCCCTAGAAGAGAGGCTTCACCTGGGCACGGGGCTGGGCGGCCTGGCCTACAACCTCACCCTGCTAAAGATGCAGCCGGATGAGAGTGCCTTTTACAGCTGTGAGCTGCTGCTCCCCGGCAGGCCCGACAACAGTGCCAGGCTAGGGAGACACGTGTACTTTGTGTCTGTGCAAG ATGTTACTTGTAGCTGTGCAGGTTATGCTCCACTGCTCTATGCCCTTTCTGCTGCTGTGGGGCTGCTACTCATCTTCCTTATGGCCCTGGGAGTGGCTCATTAT GGTAAGACCCGAGGCGACCGTGTCAAACCGCAGCCCCACCAGGTCTCCATCTACGAGGAGATGGTCGGGGTGCGGCCCCCCAACCGGAATGGAAAAGTGTCCCCCTCTTACCACCCGAGGCCCCCCTTTCATCTGGAGGAAAAGGATGCTTCCGCCTATGACACCCCCCCTCTGAGGTCTCGACAGGAAAACCACTATGAGAGGCCTGAAGGGGTACCGCTAGTATCTGAAACTGTTGGGGAGATGTGA
- the LOC120032425 gene encoding uncharacterized protein LOC120032425 isoform X1, whose amino-acid sequence MLWCAIVASFCLVVKGAVRWKLDTFLSHSFGVWLLLMTCTLLVFCDMEFLEKTQGDSIEFYCIAEFNASKPIGFYLKRKWLQPNREVLFMFTEQNPVFHPDVKERIHATGDPSTHRVNVTLSQLKGTDTDIYYCEFVFPDASSLDQKIPSKMELFLYVVDADAPDSKMDVGLIETCAGGSAVLPCLAPYGSPSAMEGVCLKRRWGRAPVEVLFHSKRPFSSASFPLEERLHLGTGLGGLAYNLTLLKMQPDESAFYSCELLLPGRPDNSARLGRHVYFVSVQDVTCSCAGYAPLLYALSAAVGLLLIFLMALGVAHYGKTRGDRVKPQPHQVSIYEEMVGVRPPNRNGKVSPSYHPRPPFHLEEKDASAYDTPPLRSRQENHYERPEGVPLVSETVGEM is encoded by the exons ATGCTGTGGTGTGCCATTGTTGCCTCTTTCTGTCTGGTGGTGAAGGGGGCTGTTCGGTGGAAACTGGACACATTTTTATCCCACTCATTTG GTGTTTGGCTGCTGCTCATGACATGTACTCTGTTGG TGTTCTGTGATATGGAATTCCTGGAGAAAACGCAGGGTGACTCTATAGAGTTCTACTGTATCGCTGAGTTCAATGCCTCCAAGCCCATTGGGTTCTACCTGAAACGCAAGTGGCTGCAGCCCAACAGAGAGGTCCTGTTCATGTTTACTGAACAAAACCCTGTGTTTCACCCTGACGTCAAAGAGCGTATCCATGCCACGGGAGACCCGAGTACTCACCGGGTCAACGTGACCCTCAGCCAGCTGAAGGGAACAGACACAGACATCTACTACTGTGAGTTTGTCTTCCCCGATGCCTCCAGCTTAGATCAAAAGATTCCAAGCAAGATGGAGTTATTTCTGTACGTCGTCGATGCTG ATGCCCCAGACAGCAAGATGGATGTAGGCCTAATAGAGACGTGCGCCGGGGGGTCAGCTGTCCTCCCCTGCCTCGCCCCCTACGGTTCCCCCTCGGCCATGGAAGGGGTATGCCTGAAAAGGCGGTGGGGCCGGGCTCCAGTGGAGGTGCTGTTCCACTCAAAGCGCCCCTTTTCCTCCGCATCGTTCCCCCTAGAAGAGAGGCTTCACCTGGGCACGGGGCTGGGCGGCCTGGCCTACAACCTCACCCTGCTAAAGATGCAGCCGGATGAGAGTGCCTTTTACAGCTGTGAGCTGCTGCTCCCCGGCAGGCCCGACAACAGTGCCAGGCTAGGGAGACACGTGTACTTTGTGTCTGTGCAAG ATGTTACTTGTAGCTGTGCAGGTTATGCTCCACTGCTCTATGCCCTTTCTGCTGCTGTGGGGCTGCTACTCATCTTCCTTATGGCCCTGGGAGTGGCTCATTAT GGTAAGACCCGAGGCGACCGTGTCAAACCGCAGCCCCACCAGGTCTCCATCTACGAGGAGATGGTCGGGGTGCGGCCCCCCAACCGGAATGGAAAAGTGTCCCCCTCTTACCACCCGAGGCCCCCCTTTCATCTGGAGGAAAAGGATGCTTCCGCCTATGACACCCCCCCTCTGAGGTCTCGACAGGAAAACCACTATGAGAGGCCTGAAGGGGTACCGCTAGTATCTGAAACTGTTGGGGAGATGTGA
- the LOC120032425 gene encoding uncharacterized protein LOC120032425 isoform X2, with the protein MTCTLLVFCDMEFLEKTQGDSIEFYCIAEFNASKPIGFYLKRKWLQPNREVLFMFTEQNPVFHPDVKERIHATGDPSTHRVNVTLSQLKGTDTDIYYCEFVFPDASSLDQKIPSKMELFLYVVDADAPDSKMDVGLIETCAGGSAVLPCLAPYGSPSAMEGVCLKRRWGRAPVEVLFHSKRPFSSASFPLEERLHLGTGLGGLAYNLTLLKMQPDESAFYSCELLLPGRPDNSARLGRHVYFVSVQDVTCSCAGYAPLLYALSAAVGLLLIFLMALGVAHYGKTRGDRVKPQPHQVSIYEEMVGVRPPNRNGKVSPSYHPRPPFHLEEKDASAYDTPPLRSRQENHYERPEGVPLVSETVGEM; encoded by the exons ATGACATGTACTCTGTTGG TGTTCTGTGATATGGAATTCCTGGAGAAAACGCAGGGTGACTCTATAGAGTTCTACTGTATCGCTGAGTTCAATGCCTCCAAGCCCATTGGGTTCTACCTGAAACGCAAGTGGCTGCAGCCCAACAGAGAGGTCCTGTTCATGTTTACTGAACAAAACCCTGTGTTTCACCCTGACGTCAAAGAGCGTATCCATGCCACGGGAGACCCGAGTACTCACCGGGTCAACGTGACCCTCAGCCAGCTGAAGGGAACAGACACAGACATCTACTACTGTGAGTTTGTCTTCCCCGATGCCTCCAGCTTAGATCAAAAGATTCCAAGCAAGATGGAGTTATTTCTGTACGTCGTCGATGCTG ATGCCCCAGACAGCAAGATGGATGTAGGCCTAATAGAGACGTGCGCCGGGGGGTCAGCTGTCCTCCCCTGCCTCGCCCCCTACGGTTCCCCCTCGGCCATGGAAGGGGTATGCCTGAAAAGGCGGTGGGGCCGGGCTCCAGTGGAGGTGCTGTTCCACTCAAAGCGCCCCTTTTCCTCCGCATCGTTCCCCCTAGAAGAGAGGCTTCACCTGGGCACGGGGCTGGGCGGCCTGGCCTACAACCTCACCCTGCTAAAGATGCAGCCGGATGAGAGTGCCTTTTACAGCTGTGAGCTGCTGCTCCCCGGCAGGCCCGACAACAGTGCCAGGCTAGGGAGACACGTGTACTTTGTGTCTGTGCAAG ATGTTACTTGTAGCTGTGCAGGTTATGCTCCACTGCTCTATGCCCTTTCTGCTGCTGTGGGGCTGCTACTCATCTTCCTTATGGCCCTGGGAGTGGCTCATTAT GGTAAGACCCGAGGCGACCGTGTCAAACCGCAGCCCCACCAGGTCTCCATCTACGAGGAGATGGTCGGGGTGCGGCCCCCCAACCGGAATGGAAAAGTGTCCCCCTCTTACCACCCGAGGCCCCCCTTTCATCTGGAGGAAAAGGATGCTTCCGCCTATGACACCCCCCCTCTGAGGTCTCGACAGGAAAACCACTATGAGAGGCCTGAAGGGGTACCGCTAGTATCTGAAACTGTTGGGGAGATGTGA
- the LOC120032423 gene encoding BUB3-interacting and GLEBS motif-containing protein ZNF207-like isoform X2, with amino-acid sequence MGRKKKKQMKPWCWYCNRDFDDEKILIQHQKAKHFKCHICHKKLYTGPGLAIHCMQVHKETIDGVPNAIPGRVDIELEIYGMEGIPEKDMQERRRTLEQKQESQKKKQNQDDSDEDDDDDDAPGPSFVQQQMPAAQPQASYVPPMAQPSILPGARAPGMPPGAYSGMPPMMPGHGVPPMMHGMPPGMHGMPPGMMHGMGGMMPPMMQGMPGMPPGMPPHMGHRPGMPHMAQPPTPAGMPRPAAAAPAAISKPLFPSAVQMGSHVPNTITSSPSSTADSQSAASKPLFSNTPQAQQSASGAVPHSAPSTSSDPPKATFPAYTQSSASSSNPPSNTVAKPPATVTSKPATLTTMSATSKLIHPDEDISLEERRAQLPRYQRNVPRQGQVHMSAPPVAAVGGMMPPQQGMPPQQPGMRHPMHGQYGGPPQGMPGYMQGGMPPYGQGPPMGYQGGPPMGMRPPVMSPAGRY; translated from the exons ATGGGGcgaaagaagaagaagcagatgAAGCCATGGTGCTG GTATTGTAATCGAGATTTCGATGATGAAAAGATCCTCATCCAACATCAAAAGGCCAAACATTTTAAGTGCCATATATGTCACAAGAAGTTGTACACTGGTCCAGGGCTGGCAATTCACTGTATGCAG GTTCACAAAGAGACCATCGACGGGGTCCCCAACGCTATACCTGGAAGGGTAGACATAGAATTGGAAATCTATGGCATGGAAGGAATTCCAGAGAAGGATATGCAGGAGAGGAGACGGACATTGGAACAAAAGCAGG AGAGCCAGAAGAAGAAGCAGAATCAGGACGACTCTGACGAGGATGACGACGATGATGATGCTCCAGGCCCTTCGTTCGTTCAGCAGCAGATGCCTGCTGCCCAGCCCCAGGCTAGCTACGTCCCTCCCATGGCCCAGCCCAGCATCCTCCCCGGGGCCAGGGCTCCAGGCATGCCACCAGGAGCTTACTCAG GAATGCCCCCTATGATGCCAGGTCATGGTGTCCCGCCCATGATGCATGGGATGCCCCCTGGTATGCACGGAATGCCACCAGG CATGATGCACGGGATGGGAGGGATGATGCCTCCAATGATGCAAGGGATGCCCGGTATGCCGCCAG GAATGCCACCACACATGGGTCACCGTCCTGGTATGCCCCACATGGCCCAGCCCCCCACCCCGGCAGGGATGCCCCGGCCCGCCGCAGCAGCCCCTGCTGCCATCAGCAAGCCCCTGTTCCCCAGCGCAGTACAG ATGGGCTCTCATGTTccaaacaccatcacatcctctCCCAGTAGCACTGCAGACTCTCAGTCTGCTGCCTCTAAGCCTCTGTTCTCTAACACTCCACAA GCCCAGCAGAGTGCCTCTGGAGCTGTGCCCCACAGCGCGCCCTCCACCTCCTCGGACCCTCCCAAAGCAACATTCCCCGCCTACACCCagtcctctgcctcctcctctaACCCCCCTAGTAACACTGTAGCCAAGCCCCCCGCCACAGTGACCAGTAAGCCAGCCACCCTCACCACCATGAGTGCAACCAGTAAGTTGATCCACCCTGATGAGGATATCTCACTG GAGGAGCGACGGGCTCAGTTGCCCCGGTACCAGCGTAACGTGCCCAGGCAGGGGCAGGTCCACATGTCTGCCCCTCCTGTGGCGGCCGTGGGTGGCATGATGCCCCCACAGCAGGGCATGCCCCCCCAGCAGCCTGGCATGAGGCACCCCATGCACG gtCAGTATGGTGGTCCCCCCCAGGGCATGCCTGGCTACATGCAGGGCGGGATGCCTCCGTATGGGCAGGGCCCTCCAATGGGATACCAAGGAGGGCCTCCCATGGGCATGAGGCCCCCCGTCATGTCTCCTGCAGGACGATACTGA
- the LOC120032423 gene encoding BUB3-interacting and GLEBS motif-containing protein ZNF207-like isoform X1 yields the protein MGRKKKKQMKPWCWYCNRDFDDEKILIQHQKAKHFKCHICHKKLYTGPGLAIHCMQVHKETIDGVPNAIPGRVDIELEIYGMEGIPEKDMQERRRTLEQKQESQKKKQNQDDSDEDDDDDDAPGPSFVQQQMPAAQPQASYVPPMAQPSILPGARAPGMPPGAYSGMPPMMPGHGVPPMMHGMPPGMHGMPPGMMHGMGGMMPPMMQGMPGMPPGMPPHMGHRPGMPHMAQPPTPAGMPRPAAAAPAAISKPLFPSAVQAQQSASGAVPHSAPSTSSDPPKATFPAYTQSSASSSNPPSNTVAKPPATVTSKPATLTTMSATSKLIHPDEDISLEERRAQLPRYQRNVPRQGQVHMSAPPVAAVGGMMPPQQGMPPQQPGMRHPMHGQYGGPPQGMPGYMQGGMPPYGQGPPMGYQGGPPMGMRPPVMSPAGRY from the exons ATGGGGcgaaagaagaagaagcagatgAAGCCATGGTGCTG GTATTGTAATCGAGATTTCGATGATGAAAAGATCCTCATCCAACATCAAAAGGCCAAACATTTTAAGTGCCATATATGTCACAAGAAGTTGTACACTGGTCCAGGGCTGGCAATTCACTGTATGCAG GTTCACAAAGAGACCATCGACGGGGTCCCCAACGCTATACCTGGAAGGGTAGACATAGAATTGGAAATCTATGGCATGGAAGGAATTCCAGAGAAGGATATGCAGGAGAGGAGACGGACATTGGAACAAAAGCAGG AGAGCCAGAAGAAGAAGCAGAATCAGGACGACTCTGACGAGGATGACGACGATGATGATGCTCCAGGCCCTTCGTTCGTTCAGCAGCAGATGCCTGCTGCCCAGCCCCAGGCTAGCTACGTCCCTCCCATGGCCCAGCCCAGCATCCTCCCCGGGGCCAGGGCTCCAGGCATGCCACCAGGAGCTTACTCAG GAATGCCCCCTATGATGCCAGGTCATGGTGTCCCGCCCATGATGCATGGGATGCCCCCTGGTATGCACGGAATGCCACCAGG CATGATGCACGGGATGGGAGGGATGATGCCTCCAATGATGCAAGGGATGCCCGGTATGCCGCCAG GAATGCCACCACACATGGGTCACCGTCCTGGTATGCCCCACATGGCCCAGCCCCCCACCCCGGCAGGGATGCCCCGGCCCGCCGCAGCAGCCCCTGCTGCCATCAGCAAGCCCCTGTTCCCCAGCGCAGTACAG GCCCAGCAGAGTGCCTCTGGAGCTGTGCCCCACAGCGCGCCCTCCACCTCCTCGGACCCTCCCAAAGCAACATTCCCCGCCTACACCCagtcctctgcctcctcctctaACCCCCCTAGTAACACTGTAGCCAAGCCCCCCGCCACAGTGACCAGTAAGCCAGCCACCCTCACCACCATGAGTGCAACCAGTAAGTTGATCCACCCTGATGAGGATATCTCACTG GAGGAGCGACGGGCTCAGTTGCCCCGGTACCAGCGTAACGTGCCCAGGCAGGGGCAGGTCCACATGTCTGCCCCTCCTGTGGCGGCCGTGGGTGGCATGATGCCCCCACAGCAGGGCATGCCCCCCCAGCAGCCTGGCATGAGGCACCCCATGCACG gtCAGTATGGTGGTCCCCCCCAGGGCATGCCTGGCTACATGCAGGGCGGGATGCCTCCGTATGGGCAGGGCCCTCCAATGGGATACCAAGGAGGGCCTCCCATGGGCATGAGGCCCCCCGTCATGTCTCCTGCAGGACGATACTGA